Proteins found in one Arachis stenosperma cultivar V10309 chromosome 8, arast.V10309.gnm1.PFL2, whole genome shotgun sequence genomic segment:
- the LOC130945860 gene encoding uncharacterized protein LOC130945860: MEVALGPGDRARAAGAEGAASVASQRGGRRSPQQHTRTRPFGGTGGDSAIIMQELRHRVQNLERQLADRERDGRSTDPSYTPSPGSEEEDSHRSRPRRTSASRTEAESTREESPIRRRRNDTIIYSRGRPTRRAARGHEDGEGRSERTRQPVIMGVTPFHRSILEVRLPKHFDKPTDMRYDGTQDPLEHLTAFEARMNLEGVGDEVRCRAFPVTLAGPAIRWFNGLPQGSIYSFSDISRAFLAQFTTRIAKAKHPINLLGVTQRQGEPTRRYLDRFNDECLEIDGLTDSVASLCLTNGLLNENFRKHLTTKPVWTMHEIQTVAKEYINDEEVSRVVAANKQQSGYSQARQPGDGERTKEKAREEASNRAPRPFPRVGKFTNYTPLTLSIVEVYQQIAEKGILPKPRPLKDRTGGNKNLYCDYHKGYGHLTQDCFDLKDALEQAIREGKLAAFSHLIREPRRRYRDQDEEGKARSAKRRQEPEDRDRGLTVINVVTAKNAAPKSRSAHKKDAKVLTISSPPVQGSKKPPSISFGPEDQWFSDAPENPPHGHNGQSGNRPRQTDPRRHRS, from the coding sequence ATGGAAGTCGCGCTAGGTCCCGGCGACCGAGCTCGAGCGGCCGGAGCGGAGGGGGCAGCCTCCGTCGCCTCGCAAAGGGGAGGGCGGAGATCCCCCCAACAACACACGAGAACACGACCATTCGGGGGAACGGGCGGCGatagcgccataataatgcagGAGCTACGCCACAGAGTCCAAAACCTGGAACGACAGCTGGCCGACCGGGAGCGGGATGGACGGTCTACCGATCCCAGCTATACCCCATCTCCCGGGAGCGAAGAGGAGGACTCTCACCGAAGCCGCCCGCGGCGTACATCCGCATCCCGGACGGAAGCGGAGAGTACACGGGAGGAGTCACCCATAAGGAGAAGACGAAACGACACGATCATCTACTCCCGCGGCAGACCAACCCGCCGAGCGGCAAGAGGTCACGAAGACGGGGAAGGAAGATCCGAGAGAACACGACAACCCGTGATAATGGGCGTCACCCCGTTCCACCGATCTATCCTCGAGGTCCGGTtgccgaaacacttcgacaaaccaacggacatgaggtacgacggaACTCAAGACCCTCTAGAACACCTCACGGCCTTTGAGGCCAGGATGAATCTGGAGGGAGTGGGGGACGAAGTAAGATGCCGCGCCTTCCCGGTAACCCTAGCAGGGCCAGCGATCagatggtttaacggcctcccaCAAGGTTCCATATACAGCTTCTCAGACATCAGCCGTGCATTCCTGGCCCAATTTACAACGCGAATCGCGAAGGCCAAGCACCCTATCAACCTTCTAGGGGTAACACAGAGACAAGGAGAACCGACGAGGAGGTACTTAGATCGGTTCAACGATGAATGCTTGGAAATCGATGGCTTAACCGACTCGGTGGCCAGTCTCTGCCTAacgaacggcctcctcaacgagaaCTTCCGAAAACACCTTACCACGAAACCGGTTTGGACGATGCACGAGATCCAGACGGTAGCCAAGGAGTATATAAAcgacgaggaagtcagccgagtcgtggctgccaataagCAGCAGTCCGGCTACAGCCAAGCCCGGCAACCCGGCGACGGAGAGCGAACGAAGGAAAAAGCTAGAGAAGAGGCATCAAACAGGGCACCTCGACCGTTCCCCCGGGTCGGGAAATTCACCAACTACACCCCACTCACTCTCTCCATCGTGGAAGTCTATCAACAAATAGCAGAGAAGGGAATCCTGCCGAAACCCCGACCACTTAAGGACCGAACGGGAGGAAACAAGAACCTTTATTGTGATTACCACAAGGGTTATGGCCATCTAACGCAGGACTGTTTTGACCTGAAGGATGCGCTGGAACAAGCgataagggaaggaaagctagcagcgTTCTCCCATCTAATCAGGGAGCCGAGGAGACGTTATCGCGATCAAGACGAGGAAGGCAAAGCCCGTTCGGCTAAGCGGCGACAAGAACCCGAAGACAGAGACCGCGGCCTCACTGTGATAAACGTGGTAACGGCAAAAAACGCCGCGCCAAAATCCCGATCGGCACACAAGAAAGACGCTAAGGTCCTGACGATCTCGTCCCCGCCGGTGCAAGGCTCTAAGAAACCTCCATCCATTTCTTTCGGCCCGGAAGACCAATGGTTCAGCGACGCCCCGGAAAACCCCCCCCATGGTCATAacggccagagtgggaaccggcctcgtcaaacggATCCTCGTCGACACAGGAGCTGA
- the LOC130946674 gene encoding uncharacterized protein LOC130946674 — translation MGIGATLDGEFHLLLVAGRSSDKVDEFGDKHVTFADPVFGFWEDVQVPIENSDQFNNFLEDYDDEEEEEKEGCENFCSVEMNKAYWEEQDKLLQATIRRTSSIETRVRQATKEALRELNVSDIQCRCRRLAEPVKSCRNCLRREICNRLVNLGYNCAICKSKWTSSSEIPSGEHTYLEVTDISNSKGAEIKVVIELNFRVEFEMARANEEYNRLISRLPEVFIGKSERLGVLIKIMCSAAKKCMKEKKMHLGPWRKHKYMQAKWLGNKSSNIINSSITPTLRHQKPKASMLTFDLLENIPSMHYAAVEVVV, via the exons ATGGGAATTGGGGCAACCTTGGACGGAGAATTCCACCTGCTTCTGGTCGCTGGCCGGAGCTCCGATAAAGTTGACGAATTCGGTGACAAGCATGTGACTTTTGCCGACCCGGTTTTCGGGTTTTGGGAGGATGTTCAGGTTCCAATAGAAAATTCAGATCAGTTTAATAACTTTCTAGAAGATTACGATgatgaagaagaggaggaaaaaGAGGGATGCGAGAATTTTTGTTCTGTAGAAATGAATAAGGCTTATTGGGAAGAACAAGACAAGCTTCTTCAG GCAACTATACGTAGGACAAGCTCAATTGAGACAAGAGTAAGACAAGCTACGAAGGAGGCTCTAAGAGAGTTAAATGTGTCGGATATACAGTGCCGTTGCCGGCGGCTAGCTGAACCGGTGAAGAGCTGCCGGAATTGCTTGCGGAGAGAAATATGCAACCGCCTGGTGAACCTTGGCTACAATTGTGCCATTTGCAAATCCAAATGGACTAGTTCATCAGAAATCCCATCAG GTGAGCATACTTATCTAGAAGTAACGGATATATCAAATTCTAAAGGAGCAGAAATAAAAGTggtaattgaattgaattttcgaGTGGAATTTGAAATGGCAAGAGCTAATGAAGAATACAACAGATTAATTAGCCGATTACCAGAAGTATTCATCGGAAAATCTGAGAGACTAGGGGTGTTAATTAAGATAATGTGCTCTGCTGCTAAGAAAtgcatgaaggagaagaaaatgcATCTAGGGCCTTGGAGGAAACACAAGTACATGCAAGCTAAGTGGCTTGGCAATAAGAGCAGCAATATTATTAATAGTTCCATAACACCAACACTACGGCATCAAAAACCTAAGGCTTCAATGCTTACCTTTGATTTATTAGAAAATATTCCTAGCATGCACTATGCTGCTGTTGAGGTAGTTGTGTGA